A part of Bacteroidota bacterium genomic DNA contains:
- the rplV gene encoding 50S ribosomal protein L22, translating to MEARAINRYIGTSPRKMRLVIDLIRGKSVDQALHILHFSPKHAARTAEKVLRSAVSNLQNKDEGGRLETSDMVVKEAFVDGGMTMKRISPAPMGRAYRIRKRSNHVTIVVQGEKHAAKPAAKPKATKAKTATPEPASAEAKPKKTKKTEPAAEKPKTRTKKASSKEKDKE from the coding sequence ATGGAAGCTCGAGCAATCAATAGATATATCGGAACGTCACCGCGGAAGATGCGGCTGGTGATTGATTTGATACGCGGAAAGTCTGTCGACCAGGCATTGCACATTCTCCACTTTTCACCGAAACATGCTGCACGAACGGCCGAGAAGGTGCTTCGTTCCGCTGTCTCGAATCTGCAAAACAAGGATGAAGGCGGACGTCTGGAAACCTCCGACATGGTAGTGAAAGAGGCGTTCGTCGATGGCGGCATGACGATGAAGCGCATCAGTCCGGCACCGATGGGCCGTGCCTACCGCATCCGCAAGCGCTCGAATCACGTGACGATTGTAGTGCAGGGCGAAAAGCACGCCGCCAAACCTGCGGCAAAGCCGAAGGCAACGAAAGCAAAGACGGCAACACCCGAACCGGCTTCGGCTGAAGCAAAGCCGAAGAAAACCAAGAAAACGGAACCTGCAGCCGAAAAACCGAAGACCCGCACTAAAAAAGCGTCTTCGAAAGAAAAAGACAAAGAGTAA
- the rplN gene encoding 50S ribosomal protein L14, translated as MIQEETNLVVADNSGAKKARCIRVLGGHDRRYAGLGDVVIVAVKSAIPGATVKKGEVAKAVIVRTRKETRRKDGSFIRFDENAAVLINDAGEPRGSRIFGPVARELREKQYMKIVSLAPEVL; from the coding sequence ATGATACAAGAAGAAACCAATCTCGTTGTGGCCGACAATTCCGGCGCAAAGAAAGCGCGATGCATTCGTGTGCTGGGCGGTCACGACCGCCGGTATGCAGGACTTGGCGATGTGGTGATTGTTGCTGTCAAATCAGCTATTCCCGGTGCAACAGTAAAGAAAGGCGAAGTAGCCAAGGCGGTAATTGTGAGAACCCGGAAAGAAACACGGCGCAAAGACGGATCATTTATCCGCTTTGATGAGAATGCCGCAGTGTTGATCAACGATGCAGGCGAGCCGCGGGGGAGCCGTATCTTCGGACCCGTAGCACGTGAACTGCGCGAGAAGCAGTACATGAAGATTGTTTCCCTCGCACCCGAAGTTTTGTAA
- the rpsC gene encoding 30S ribosomal protein S3 produces MGQKVNPIGLRLGIIRSWDSNWYDDKSFSGKIQEDATIRNYVRNRLKKAGISKILIERTPKRAVITINTSRPGIVIGRSGKEISQLEEELKKITNKEVKILINEIKRPELDAYLLAENIAQQLEGRIAFRRAMKNGITAAMRMGAEGVRVMTSGRLGGAEMARREQYKEGRIPLHTLRADIDYATATARTVYGAIGVKVWICKGEVIGKGDSQQSLARKSQ; encoded by the coding sequence TTGGGACAGAAAGTTAATCCGATTGGTTTGAGATTGGGAATCATCCGCTCGTGGGATTCCAACTGGTACGATGACAAGTCGTTCTCCGGAAAAATCCAGGAGGATGCAACAATTCGCAACTACGTTCGGAACCGTCTCAAAAAAGCGGGCATCTCAAAAATTCTGATCGAACGGACTCCCAAGCGTGCCGTCATTACCATCAATACCTCACGTCCCGGTATTGTGATCGGGCGGAGCGGAAAAGAAATCTCACAGTTGGAAGAGGAATTGAAGAAGATTACAAACAAAGAAGTCAAAATCCTCATCAACGAAATCAAACGACCCGAGCTCGATGCATATCTCCTCGCGGAAAATATTGCACAGCAACTTGAAGGACGTATCGCGTTTCGTCGTGCGATGAAGAACGGTATTACGGCTGCTATGAGAATGGGAGCCGAGGGTGTGCGTGTGATGACGTCGGGTCGGTTGGGAGGAGCTGAAATGGCGCGGCGCGAACAATACAAGGAAGGCCGTATACCTCTGCATACACTGCGCGCCGACATCGATTATGCAACAGCAACTGCACGAACAGTGTACGGTGCCATCGGTGTAAAGGTGTGGATTTGCAAGGGCGAAGTGATCGGTAAAGGCGACTCCCAGCAGTCACTCGCTCGTAAAAGTCAGTAA
- the rpmC gene encoding 50S ribosomal protein L29, with product MKALEIKDLPVDELKKRLQEEEENLSHLRFQLATSQLESPIKVRTVRRDIARLQTVLNRKLKAQQPETKKS from the coding sequence ATGAAAGCACTCGAAATCAAAGATCTCCCGGTTGACGAACTGAAGAAGAGATTGCAGGAAGAGGAAGAAAACCTCTCACACCTCCGGTTCCAATTGGCAACAAGCCAGCTCGAGAGTCCGATCAAAGTGAGAACCGTCCGGCGCGATATCGCTCGACTGCAAACAGTTCTGAACCGAAAGTTGAAAGCACAACAACCTGAGACAAAGAAGTCATGA
- the rpsQ gene encoding 30S ribosomal protein S17 yields the protein MSEITQRTTRRKTRVGKVVSNKMDKSITVSIERKMPHPIYKKYFKLTTKLMAHDEKREARIGDTVKIMETRPLSKHKRWRLVEIVDKAK from the coding sequence ATGAGTGAAATAACACAACGGACCACCCGTCGCAAGACGCGTGTCGGTAAAGTGGTCAGCAACAAAATGGACAAGAGTATCACGGTGTCGATCGAACGCAAGATGCCGCACCCGATCTACAAAAAGTACTTCAAACTGACAACGAAGCTGATGGCACACGACGAAAAGAGAGAAGCACGGATTGGCGACACAGTGAAGATTATGGAAACCCGTCCGCTCAGCAAGCATAAGAGGTGGCGCCTCGTTGAAATTGTCGACAAAGCCAAGTAA
- the rpsS gene encoding 30S ribosomal protein S19, whose translation MSRSLKKGPFVSVKLQEKVAALNKSNQKKVVKTWSRASTITPDFVGHTFAVHNGNKFIPVYVHEGMVGHKLGEFAPTRIFRVHPGVKKEESSKAG comes from the coding sequence ATGAGTCGTTCGCTCAAGAAAGGCCCGTTTGTCAGCGTGAAGCTGCAGGAAAAAGTTGCGGCACTGAACAAGTCCAACCAAAAGAAGGTTGTCAAGACCTGGTCGCGTGCATCCACAATCACCCCTGATTTTGTCGGCCACACGTTTGCCGTGCATAACGGCAACAAATTCATCCCGGTGTATGTGCATGAGGGAATGGTCGGACACAAACTCGGTGAGTTCGCCCCGACACGTATCTTCAGGGTTCACCCGGGCGTGAAGAAGGAAGAATCGTCGAAAGCCGGTTGA
- the rplB gene encoding 50S ribosomal protein L2, protein MAIRKLKPMTAGTRWMSVSDFATITKSRPEKRLLEPLRKSGGRNNTGRITSRHRGGGHKQMYRIIDFKRNKFGMDAKVVAIEYDPNRTSRIALLQYADGEKRYIIAADGVKVGEVLRSGADAEIKNGNAMPLANIPPGTFVHNIELRPGKGAQLARSAGASVQLMAKEGKFAQLRLPSGEVRNVRAECMATIGMVSNPEHENLSLGKAGRSRWLGIRPQSRGVVQNPVDHPHGGGEGKSPQGNPHPVSPWGWHTKGKKTRWRKNPTSKFIVKRRK, encoded by the coding sequence ATGGCAATTCGTAAACTCAAACCAATGACGGCAGGAACCCGATGGATGTCGGTGTCCGATTTTGCCACTATCACGAAGTCGCGACCCGAAAAGCGTCTGCTTGAACCGCTGCGTAAATCGGGCGGCCGGAACAATACGGGGCGTATTACCTCACGCCACCGGGGCGGCGGGCACAAACAGATGTATCGCATCATCGATTTCAAACGCAACAAGTTCGGGATGGATGCCAAGGTTGTGGCGATCGAATACGACCCGAACCGTACCTCGCGCATCGCGTTGCTCCAGTATGCCGATGGTGAGAAGCGATACATCATCGCTGCAGATGGCGTGAAAGTTGGCGAAGTATTGCGCTCAGGAGCAGATGCGGAAATCAAGAACGGTAATGCCATGCCGCTTGCGAACATTCCGCCCGGTACGTTCGTGCATAACATTGAGTTGCGTCCCGGAAAGGGCGCACAACTGGCACGCAGCGCCGGAGCATCGGTACAGTTGATGGCAAAGGAAGGAAAGTTTGCGCAGTTGCGTCTCCCTTCGGGGGAAGTCAGGAATGTTCGTGCAGAGTGCATGGCAACCATCGGAATGGTCAGCAATCCCGAGCATGAGAACCTCAGCCTCGGCAAAGCGGGACGCTCACGGTGGCTGGGTATTCGCCCCCAGTCACGCGGCGTAGTCCAGAACCCCGTCGATCACCCGCACGGGGGTGGCGAGGGTAAATCGCCGCAAGGCAATCCGCACCCGGTGTCGCCGTGGGGCTGGCATACCAAGGGTAAGAAGACACGTTGGAGAAAGAATCCGACAAGCAAGTTTATCGTCAAGCGCAGAAAGTAA
- the rplX gene encoding 50S ribosomal protein L24, whose amino-acid sequence MMIRKNDNVTVISGNAKGKTGKVLKVFPDRNRVIIEGVNIMKRHSRPSQKNPQGGIVQKEASIHVSNVMLIEPKTGEPTRVGTKLIKDETTGKKTRLRVSKATGETF is encoded by the coding sequence ATAATGATTCGCAAAAACGACAACGTGACCGTTATTTCCGGCAACGCCAAAGGCAAAACCGGCAAAGTATTGAAAGTATTTCCGGACAGGAACCGCGTGATTATTGAAGGCGTCAACATCATGAAGCGGCACTCGCGTCCGAGCCAGAAAAATCCGCAGGGCGGTATCGTCCAGAAAGAGGCAAGCATCCACGTTTCCAATGTGATGTTGATCGAACCGAAAACGGGCGAGCCGACACGCGTCGGCACCAAGCTGATCAAGGATGAAACGACGGGCAAGAAAACTCGTCTTCGTGTTTCGAAGGCAACCGGCGAAACATTCTAA
- the rplP gene encoding 50S ribosomal protein L16, with translation MLMPKRVKFRKQQRGRMRGKSTRGSNVDFGDFGLKALEPGWITQRQIEAARVALTRMMKREGKVWIRIFPDKPVTKKPAETRMGSGKGAPEYWVAVVKPGRIMFEVGGTSKAVAVEALSLASHKLPIKTKISVRPDYGTSSAV, from the coding sequence ATGTTGATGCCCAAGAGAGTGAAATTTCGAAAACAGCAGCGCGGACGAATGCGCGGGAAATCGACCCGCGGGTCGAACGTGGATTTCGGTGACTTCGGATTGAAGGCCCTCGAACCGGGCTGGATCACCCAGCGCCAAATTGAAGCAGCTCGTGTAGCGTTGACGCGTATGATGAAACGCGAAGGGAAAGTCTGGATTCGCATCTTCCCCGACAAACCGGTGACAAAGAAGCCCGCGGAAACACGAATGGGTTCCGGAAAAGGCGCGCCGGAATACTGGGTGGCAGTTGTCAAGCCGGGACGGATCATGTTTGAGGTCGGCGGAACCTCAAAGGCCGTTGCCGTTGAAGCGTTATCGTTGGCTTCGCACAAGTTGCCCATCAAAACCAAAATCAGTGTACGCCCCGATTACGGAACGAGTTCGGCGGTTTAA